The Polyangium mundeleinium genome contains the following window.
TCGTCGTCGTCGTCGTGGTCTTGCGTGGCACTGTCGTCACCGGCTTGACCCCGGTTTGCACCGGCGCTGTCGTCGTGGGCGCCGCGTTCGGATCGACCGGATCGTCCGTGGGCGCAGGCTCTGCCGTCGCCGCGGGCTCGGCGGGGTCGGTGGGTGCAGGGTCGGCCGGCGCCGCCGTCACCGGCGGCAGCGGGATCTGCGTCGTCGCAGGCACCGTCACCGCGATCGGCGCGCTCGACGAAACACCCGTGCCGTTACCCCCGTTCGTGACCCGGCCGCGCAGCAGATACGCCGCGCCGCCGCCGAGCAGCGCCGCGATGACCACCACGCCGATCCAGATCCCGATGCCGCGCCCGCCTTCTTCCTCGTCTTGCGAGGCCTGCGGGGCCGCTGGGCGTGAGCCCGGGGCGGGGTTCGCCGGGCCGAGCGACGCGGAGGGCAGCATCGATCGATCGATGCCGCCGCTCGCGGTCCACGGGCTCGACGATGACGTCGGGTCCGCGATCTCGGCTTGCGGGGGTGGCGGCGGGGGACGGAGACCGCCGGGGGGCAGCTCCATCTTCGTCGTGGGCATGTGCCGCGCGTCCATGACCTCGACCTTCATGTCGGCCGAGATCCGCACCTTCGCCATGTCCATGGTCTTCAGGCGCTGGCGCCGCTTCGGCACCTCGATCGGCGCGACGTACGCGCGTGCTTCACGCTCGCCGTGCGTGGCGATCACGTTCTCGCCTTCGCCCGCCGGTGCCGCGGACGGCGCAGCGGGCGTGCCCGTGTCTGCTGCCGGTGCTCCGCTCGACGGGCCAGCTCCCTCGCGATTGTCGGCGCTCACGCGCTCCCTCCCGGGCCTTTCACGATCCAAGTGCTCCGCCGGACCATGATGCCCCGGATCGCCGCGTCAGCGCCACCTTCCGATCGTTCGTTCACGTCGCTCGTCTGGCCCTCGCGCACCTTGACGGGGGTAGCGCAATCGACCCCCCCGCGCCAAGGGGGTTTGGGGGCAAAGCACGGCTGGGCCCTCGTCGTTTCGCCGGCGCGATCTCGGACGCAAGCCCCCGGAGCCCTTTTATGGCATGACGCTCGCCGTGCCTACGCCCCTGGCAAGCCGCCTTCCCGCCCCGGACGACGCCGATCCTACGCTCGTCTTCGACAGGTTCCTCGAGTACGTCGCCGAGAAGGAGCTCGAACTCTACCCGGCCCAGGAAGAGGCCCTGCTCGAGATCGTTGGCGGCAAGAATGTGATTCTCAACACTCCGACGGGCTCGGGGAAGTCACTCGTGGCCACGGCGATGCACTTCCTTGCGATGTCGCAGGGCAAGCGCTCGTTCTACACGTGCCCGATCAAGGCGCTCGTCAGCGAGAAGTTCTTCGCGCTCTGCCGGGATTTCGGTCCGGACAACGTCGGCATGATGACGGGGGACGCGTCGGTGAACCGCGACGCGCCGATCATCTGCTGCACGGCCGAGATCCTCTCGAACATCGCGCTGCGCGAGGGGGAGCGCGCGGATGTCGATTACGTGATCATGGACGAGTTCCATTACTACGCGGACCGCGAGCGCGGCGTCGCGTGGCAGGTCCCGCTCTTGACGCTGCCGCAGGCGACGTACCTGCTCATGTCCGCGACGCTCGGGGGCGCGGACGCGTTCGCGAAAATCCTGACGAAGCTGAACGGCAAGGAGACCGCGCTCGTGCGCTCGCGCGAGCGGCCCGTCCCGCTCGATTTCGAGTACCGCGAGACGCCGCTGCACGAGACCGTGCACGACCTCGTCCAGAAGGGGCGCGCGCCGATCTACATCGTCAACTTCACGCAACGCGCGGCGGCCGAGGAGGCGCAGAACCTCATGAGCCTCGACTACGCGTCGAAGGACGACAAGCGCGCGATCGCGAAGGCGCTCGAAGGCGTGCGGCTCGACAGCCCCTACGGCAAGGAGTTCAGCCGCTTCGTGCGCCACGGGATCGGGCTGCACCACGCGGGGCTCTTGCCGAAGTACCGGCTGCTCGTGGAGAAGCTCGCGCAGAAGGGGCTGCTCAAGGTGATCTGCGGGACGGACACGCTCGGCGTCGGCGTGAACATCCCGATCCGCACGGTGCTGTTCACGAAGCTCTGCAAGTACGACGGCCAGAAGACGGCGATCCTCAGCGTACGCGACTTCCAGCAGATCTCGGGTCGCGCGGGGCGCAAGGGCTTCGACGATCGAGGCACCGTCGTGGCGCAGGCGCCGGAGCACGCGATCGAGAACCTTCGGCTCGAAGCGAAGGCCGGAAACGATCCCGTGAAGAAGAAGCGCATCGTGCGCAAGAAGCCGCCCGAGAAGGGCTACGTGCACTGGGATCGATCGACGTTCGACCGGCTCATCGCGGGGGATCCCGAGCCGCTCGTGTCGCGCTTCTCCGTGTCGCACGGGATGCTGCTCAACGTGCTCGGGCGCGAGGGCGACGGCTGCCGCGCGATGAAGACGCTCTTGAGCGAGGTGCACGAGACCCCAGCGCAGCGCCGGATCCACAAGAAGACCGCGCTCTCGATGTTCCGCTCGCTCGTGCGCGGCGGCGTGATCGAGCTCGTGCCGCTCGCCGAGCGCGACGAGACGAACCGGCGGGTGCGGGTGAACATGGACCTGCAAGAGGACTTCACGATCAACCACGCGCTCGGGCTCTGGCTCGTGGAGACGGTGGAGTTGCTCGATCGCGAGAGCGAGACGTATGCGCTCGACGTGCTCACGCTGGTCGAGAGCATCCTGGAGAACCCCGACCTCCTCCTGATGAAGCAGCTCGACAAGCTGAAGCGGGAGAAGATGTTGGAGCTCAAAGCGGCCGGGATGGAGTTCGAGGACCGGGTCGCGGAGCTCGACAAGATGGAGTACCCGAAGCCGAACGCGGACTTCATCTACGAGAGCTTCAACGAGTTCGCGAAGAAGCACCCCTGGGTCGGGCGCGAGAACATCCGGCCGAAGTCGATCGCGCGCGAGATGTTCGAGGGCCTCTGGTCCTTCTCAGATTACGTGAAGGAGTACGAGCTCCAGCGGAGCGAGGGCCTGCTCCTCCGGTACCTCTCGGACGTTTACAAGGCGGTCGTGCAGACGGTGCCCGATCGCGAGAAGACCGACGAGCTCGACGACGTGGAGATCTTCCTCGGCGCGATCGTGCGGCAGGTGGACAGCTCGCTGCTCGAAGAGTGGGAGCGGATGAAGAACCCCGACCGCGTGATGGCGGTCGTCGAGGGCAAACCCGAGCCCAAGGAAGAGCAGTTCGACATCACCACGGACACGCGCGCGTTCGTGGCGCTCATCCGGAACGAACTCTTCTCGCTGGTGCGCGCGCTCGCGCGGAAGGACTACGTCGAAGCGACGGAGCTCGTGGAGGCCGGCGGCGAGGACTGGACGCCGCGTCGCTTCGACGAAACGCTCGCGCCGTTCTGGGAAGAGTTCGCGTCGATCCGCGTCGATCCGAAGGCGCGCAGCCCCGAGAACACGCAGATCCGCCAGTGGCCGTTCATCTGGGAGTTCTCGCAGGTCCTCATCGACGAGGAAGGCGAGAGCAGCGGCTGGGCGCTCGAAGGCGTGATCGATCTCGACAAGTCGCGCGACGCGAACAAGCCGGTGATCTCCCTGCGGCGGATCTCGTCGTAGGATGGGCGCCGTGAAGACGTCTCTGACCCCGGAAAACCTCCCCCACGCAACACTCGCGCGGCTCGCCCAGTCGAACCGCGACTTCAGTACGGCCTTCCCCGGCGAGGCCTCGCGCAGGCAGCCGGTGCACACGGTCTACGGCGGGGCGCACCTCTTCAAGGCCCGCACGTGCCAGCGATCCGGCGAGGTCGCGCTCGACGTGATGCGCACGTACGCGCCCGATCCCGTGACGTTCGCCCGCGCGCTCGGCCTCTCGTTCGCGAGCGCGCTGCCCGACGATGCGGCCGCGATCAAGGACGCACCCGTGGGCTCGCCGGGCTACCTCGCGCGTGTCGTGCACGAGCGCGTGCTCGAGAAGCTCGCGCGCGAGCCGGTGGAGGACTTCCGCATCGACTTCGAGGACGGCTACGGCAACCGCACGGACGCCGAGGAAGACGGGCACGCCGTCGCGGCGGCCGAGCAGGTCGCAGAGGCCGTGGCGAGCGGGACGGCGCCGCCCTTCCTCGGCATCCGCATCAAGCCGCTGAACGAGGAGCTCCGCGCGCGCAGCGTGCGCACGCTCGATCTGTTCGTGACGACGCTCGTGACCCGGATGGGCGGACGGCTGCCCGAGGGATTCGTCGTGACGCTCCCGAAGATCACGGTGCCCGAGCAGGTCGAGGCGCTCGTGGCGTTGCTCGAAGCGCTCGAAGCCGCACTCGCGCTCCCCCCGAAGTCGCTCCTGTTCGAGGTGATGGTGGAGACGACGCAGTCGATCTTCCTGCCGGACGGGCGCGTCGCGCTGCCGCATCTGATGGCGTTGGCGAAGGGGCGTTGCACCGGCGCGCACTTCGGGACGTACGACTACACGGCCGGATGCAGCATCACGGCAGCGCACCAGCACATGGCGCATCCGGCGTGTGATTTCGCGAAGCACGTCATGAAGGTCGCGCTCGCGGGCACGGCCGTGATGCTCTCGGACGGCGCGACGAACGTGATGCCGATCGGGCCTCATCGCGCCGCGGAGGGCGCCGCGCTCGGAGCAGCGGAGCTCGCGGAGAACCGCGCCGTGGTGCATCGGGCCTGGCGGCTCGCGCACGATCACATCCGTCACTCGCTCGTGACGGGGTTCTACCAGGGATGGGACCTGCACCCAGCGCAGCTCCCGGCGCGTTACGGCGCGGTCTACGCGTTCTTCCTGGAGGGGCTCGAAGCCGCAGGCGCGCGCTTGAAGGCCTTCCTCGACAAGGCCGCACAAGCGACCTTGCTCGGCGACGTGTTCGACGACGCTGCGACAGGGCAGGGGCTCCTGAACTACTTCCTTCGCGCGATCGCTTGCGGCGCGCTGACGGAGGCGGAAGCCGAGCAGATGACCGGGCTCGGCTCAGCCGACTTCGCGACGCGCTCCTTCGTGAAGATCCTCGCGGCGCGGAAGGGCTGAGCGGGACGATTCCCTCACCCCAGCCCCTCTCCCTCGTGGGAGAGGGGCGCAGGGTCAGCTCCCGCGGTAGGTCGAGAAGCCGTACGGGTTCAAAAGAAGGGGCACGTGGTGGTGCTCCTCTGGTGCGCGGAGGAGGAACGTGATCGACACGCTCGGGTAAAACCCCGTCGTGCCTTGCGCCGCGTAGTACACGCTCGTGTCGAACGTGATGCGGTACGTGCCCGGCTTCGGGCGCGGCTCGGACGGCAAGAGGTCGCGCAGGCGGCCGTCTGCGTCTGTCTTGCCGCGCCCGAGCTCGACGAACGCGCCACCGTCTTCGAGGCGCTCGAGCAGGACGGGGACGCCCTCTGCGGGCCTGCCGCGGCTCGTGTCGAGGACATGTGTGGTGATGGGGCTCGTGCTCATGGCGAGAGGATCTTCTCCAGGCGCAGACGGGTGATCTTTTCTTGTTCGCCCACGGCGACGCGGAGCTCTTCGGCTGCGTCGTTGTTGAGCCGCGCGCGCAGGATTGCGAGCAGCTCCTCGCCCGTCTTGCCCGTGGCGCAGACGAGGTAGATGCGGCCGAACTTCGCCTCGTAGGCGCGGTTGCCCTCGGCGATCGCGGCGCGCACGTCGTCGGCCGAGCGCGCGGCGCCGGCTTGCTCGTTTGCGGCCCACGCGGCTGTCGACTTCGAGGCCGCGGAGGGATCGCCGATGCGGGGATGGTGCGAGAAGGCCTCGTCCCAGTCGGCGACGTCGAGCGCGTTCCAGTGCCGCGATGCTGTTTCGAAGAGCTCTGCGCGGCTCTGGAACGGCCGCTCGTGGAGCATGCGATCGACCCAGCGCGTGCTGCCGCAGCAGCGTGTCAGCGCGGCGCGCGCTTCGTCGTTGGAGAGGTCGTTCAGGGGGCGGCAGTCGTCCACGGCGATGTCCTCACGGGGTGATCGGCGCGCCGTAGAGCCGGAGCCGCGCGACGCCGCCGTCGGGGAAGATGCGCAGCCGCACGTGGCTCACGGGCTCGCTCGCCTGGAGCGAGAACACGTGGCGCGTGTGCGCTTCGAGCTTTGTGCGCGGCAGGAGCTCCTTCCACGCGGCTGCTTCGAGTGCCTCGGGCGTGTCCTCTCCGCGGAGGAAACATCCTTCGAGCGCGCAGCTCTCGGGGTAGTTGCCCTTGAAGTGCGTCGTGTCGATGTCGGTGCGCACGAGCGTGCCCGCGCGACCGAGGCGCACGATGGCCCAGTCGTGGCCCGGCCCGCGGCGCCTCCGGCTCTCCCAGCCGTCGCCCATGTCGCGCGAGGGGCCGGGCAAGAGCAGGTTGCGCCGATCCGAGAAGAACTCGTCGCTCGCGCCGATGACCACGCCACCATGCTCGACGGCTGCGAGATCGAGGACGCGGTGCTCGGACAGGAGCAGGGCCCAGTCGGGCTTCACCTCGCCATAGACGCGGAAGCGCGCGACGCCGCCGTCGGGGTAGATGCGCAGTTTTACGTGCGACCAGGTTCCCTCGTCCGTGATCGCGAAGAGGTTCTGCGAGCCGGGTTTGACGGCGGAGGGAGGCAGGATCTCGGTCCACGCCACGTCCGCGCCGAGCAAGGCGTCGAGCGCCTTGTAGCCGGGCACGTAGGTCGCCTCGATGGAGACCTTCGCCGGGGCGTTGCCGAGGAAGTGGCTCGTGTCGACGTCGAAGCCTGCGATCCGGCCGGCGAGGCCGAGCCGCACGATGCACGCGTCCTCGCTGCCGGTGCGCCTGCGGCGCGACTCCCAGCCGTCCATCCACTTGCCCTGCTCGGTGTACTTGCCCGGGATGAAGACGGCCTTGCCGGGCTTGAGCAGGTTCTCCTTCGGCGCGAAGAAATCGTCGGTCGCCCAGATCGCCGCGCCGCCGAGGCGCTCCGACGCGAGATCGACCCTCGTCTCGAAATCAGCCATGTCTCTCTCTTCCTTACGCACCACGCCCCAGGAGCGGGACGCCGAGGGGCTCGTCACGGACGACGCCGCCCTCGTACACCGTTTGACCGCGAAGGATCGTCGTCTTCACCTCGCCGCGCAGCGTGCGCCCGAGGTACGGCGTCACCGGGTGGCGATGCCGCAGGATCGAAGGCTCGACGACGAACGTCGCGTCGGGATCCCAAACGACGAGATCCGCGTCGAGCCCGGGCGCGATGCGGCCCTTCTTGTGCGAGAGGCCCGCGAGCCTTGCGGGCGCCTCGCACATCCACCGCGCGAGATCCGAGAGCGTCGCGCCGCGCTGGTTGGCCTCGGTCCAGATGAGCGACAACCCGAGCTGGAGCGAGGCGATCCCGCCCCAGGCGCGCAGGAAGTCACCTTCGTTCGGCAGTTTCAGCTGCGGCGTGCACGGCGAGTGATCCGAGACGACGAGGTCGATCGCGCCGGAGACGAGCGCCTTCCAGAGCCGCTCGCGGTTGTCGCGCTCGCGGATCGGCGGCGCGCACTTGTACTCGGTGTGGCCCTCGGGGACCTCCTCCGCGGCGAGCAGCAGGTAGTGCGGGCACGTCTCGATCGAGAACGGCAGGCCCTCGGCGCGCGCGCGGCTCACGTCGTCGAGCGCGCCCGCGGCCGAGAGGTGCACGACGTGCACGGGGCCGCCGTACGTGCGGCAGAGCTCGACCATCCGGTGCACGGCCGCCTCCTCCCAGGTCGGCGGACGCGAGGCGAGGTACGTCGCGTAGCTGCGCGGATCCCCCACGGCCTCGGGCGCGTCTCCTTCGAGCTCCGCGTGCACGAGCAAGGGCACGCCGAGGCGCGCGAGGATCGGCATCGCGCGGCGCAGATCGCCCTCTTCGGCCATGGGGAAGTCGTCGATGCCCGAGTGCACGAGGAAGGCCTTGAAGCCGAGCGCGCCGGCCTCGACGAGGGGCTCGAGCTCGCGCTCGTTGCCGGGCACGACGCCGCCCCAGAAGCCGTGATCGACCCACGTTTGCCCCGCCGACGCGCGGCGCTTCTCCTCCAGCGCCGCGCGTGTCGTCGTCACGGGGATCGAGTTCAACGGCATGTCGACGACCGTGGTGATGCCGCCCGCGGCGCACGCGCGCGTGGCCGTCTCGAAGCCTTCCCACTCCGTGCGACCCGGCTCGTTGATATGCGCGTGCGTGTCGACGAGGCCGGGCATGATCACGCGGTCGCCCGCGTCGAGCGTGCGCACGCCTCGGGGCGCGGCCGAGGGATCGAGCACCGCGGCGATACGGCCGCCGGCGATCGCGATCGCAGCTTCGCGCACGCCGTCGGGCAGCACGATGCGGCGGCCCTTCAGCACCAGATCGAACGGGGCGGGATCGTGGCTCGTCATCAGGCAGGAAGCTTGGCCGAGAGGAAGGACTGGAGCTTGACGATGTTCTTCTCGTCGCGGGAGAAGCTCGGCGCCTGGTAGCTCTGGGCCCAGCCCGCCACCTCGTTCAGGAAGGCCGTGCGCGTCCCGTCGTCTTCGATGATCTCGTCGACCGTGCGGCCGCGCGCGGCGCCGCGGGTCAGTTCACGGACGTACTTCTCGAGCCGGACGTAGTCCTTGCCGAGCAGCTCCACGATGAGCGCCTTGTCGGCGGCGAGCCGATGCAGCGCGGGCGCCTCGGCGCGCACGGACGGGTTCTCGTCGAGCGCGAGCGAGGCCGCGACGCGCAGGACGAACGCGTCGTCGAGGAAGCCGAGATCCTCGATGCCGTCGGGGATGAGATCGAGCGACTTGAACAGGTAGTTGAGCCCCGCCGCCACGTACCGCCGCGCCGAGAGGGGCGCCGAGGTCGAGGCGAGCAGCTTCGCGATGTCGTCGGCATCGGCGGCGAGCGTGCGCAGCCACTCGGGGAACGTGTTCAAGCAACGGGTGTCGAGCTCGGTGGTCATGAAAGGTCCTTTCTTCTCTCGGTCACGGGGCCTTCGGCTCGTCCTTCTTTCGAGGCGGACGCCAGCCGAGCACGCGCAGCGCATTCAGTGAAAACAACTTCAGGATCTCGTCGTCCTTGCGGCCCCGCTTGCCGAGCTCGCGGGCGAGCGCGGGCAGATGCGACGCGTCCTCCATGCCCTCGGCCGGCTTGATGTCGCCGTCGAAGTCGCTGCCGATCGCGACGTGATCGATGCCGGCGACGGCGATCATGTGCTCGGCCTGCGCCACGAGATCCGCGAGCGTGGCCGCGCCGTCGGCCTTCACGAAGGGCGAATGGAAGTTCAGCCCCGCGACGCCGCCCGTGCGGCCGATCGTGCGGAGCTGCTCGTCCGTGAGGTTCCGCGGGACGTCGCAGAGCGCGCGCGCGTTCGAGTGCGTCGCGACGATGGGCGCGCCGTGCGCCTCCGCGATGGGGACGAGATCCCGGAAGCCCGCGTCGGAGAGGTGCGAGACGTCGACGAGCGCGCCCTTTTCGTAGATGCGCGCGGCGAACGCCTTGCCGAGATCCGTCAGACCGTACTTCGCGCCGCCGCCGGTCGCGGCCGAGGCGAGCTTGTTGTTCCGCGCGTGCGCGAGGCTCACGAGGCGGACGCCGCGATCGATGAAACGATCGATCGCCGTGATGTCGTCCGCGAACGCGCCCGCGCCCTCGATCGCGAGGAACGTGCTGATGCGATCGGGCTCGGCGACGCGGGAGCCGAGGGGCAGGAAGATTGCGCTCGCTTCCACGATCGACGCTGCGGCGCGGTAGATCGCCTCGGCGTCGTCGATCTTCGGGCCGCCCTTGATCTTGTCGGAGATGTAGATCGGCAGGACGACGCCGCCGTAGCCGCCCTTTTTCAGGGCCTCGATGCGCGCTTGCCCCTCGACGAGCTTGGGCGAGCGACCCTTGCCGTGGACCTGCCAGGGGACGTCGGCGTGCAGGTCGACGACCATGAAACGCGGCGTTTCCTCGCCTGCGGCAGCGGCCCCGCGCGGGCTCGCCAGGCTCACGACCAGCGAGGCAGCGCCGACGAGGATCGCGGCGAAGCGGGCCGTGAGCAGGAGCGGAGCCACGTCACGAGCCTCCGGCGAGGTAGCCGAGCAGGATGCCGAGCAGCAGCGTGCCGACCGCGATCGCCGCGGCCACGGGGACAGGCACGACGCTCTTCTGCGGAGGCGGCAGAGGCGGCGCGGGCACGATGGCCACCTGCGGGGGCATGCGAGGGATGGGCGGGCCGTGCCGCTCCGCGCTCATCTGCGTGCCGCCCGCGGGTTGCGGCGGGTAGACCACGGCGGCCGGCGCGGGCGTGCCAGGGCGCGGCGGCGAGGCCGCAGGATCGGTGTCGGCGACGGCGAACGAGCCCGACACGGGCGCCATCGGCGGCGGTGTCGAGCCCGTGGGCATCATCATCGCGCCGATGGCGGGCATCGCCGTCGTGGCGGCCGAGGCGAGCGTCGCGGCGCTCTCGTGTTGCGGGTTCCATCCGCTGTTCACCACGACCTCGGGCGCCTCGACGCGCACGAGGGCGGCGAGGACCTGGGCCATCTCGTCCGCGGTCTGGAAGCGCTTGTTCGGGTCCTTCTCCAGCGCGCGATCGAAGAAGGACGTGAAGCGCTCGAGCTGCGGGGCGTAGACGGTGATCGGGGTCGAGGGGCTGACGAGGACGGCCGTCAGACGCGTGAAGTCGTTGTCGGCTTCGAACGGGAGCTGGCCCGTGAGCATCTGGTAGAGGATCGTCGCGACCGACCAGAGATCGCTGCGCGGGTCGACGTTCTTCGCGCTCCGGATCTGCTCGGGGCTCATGTACCCGGGCGTGCCGATGAGCGCGCCGGTGCGGGTCTTGTTGCCCATGCCGCCCGCGGCATCCATGACCTTCGCGATGCCGAAATCGAGGATCTTCACGACCTCGTTGCCGCCCGGATCCTTGGCGACGAAGACGTTGTCCGGCTTGAGGTCGCGGTGGACGACGCGCTGCGCGTGGGCGGCGGAGAGAGCGGCGAGGATCTGGCTCGTGATGCGGTAGGCCTCGGGCACGGGCACGATCACCCCGCCGTCGAGCTTGTCGCCGAGCGACTGGCCGCGCAGAAGCTCCATCACGAGGTAGGGCGAGTTGTCCTCGGCGACGGCCGACTCGAGGATCGGCACGACGTTCGGGTGCACGAGGTTCTTCGTGGCGGTGACCTCGGCGAGGAAGCGGTCGCGGACCTCGGGGATGCGGGTGAACTCCTCGTGGAGGAGTTTGACGGCGCGCTTGCCCTCGCCCTGCACGCTGTCGGCTTCGTAGACGGCGCCCATGCCGCCTTCGCCGAGCAGGCGCACGAGCCGAAAGCGCCGGTTGAGGGTCGCGCCGACGAGCTTCTCGGCCGGGCTCGGAGTGGTCATGCCGGGCGAACCTTACCAGAACTTCCGCGGGGCACGCTCCCAGGACACACCCCCGATCCTGCTCCCCCGCGTCTCGCGTATGCTCGCCCCAGCCGACCCGAAAGGACGGACGCCGTGCCCAACGGACACATCCACTACGAAGCCTGTGATCAGCTCCTCTGGAAATTCACGGAGCAGGGATATCCGGAGTTTCGCATCGACCGGTATCACTACAGCCGCATCGTGCGGGTGATCCACCTGCGCGGCGTGCGCGGGTACGCGCCGGATCCTCTCTGGGAGACGTTCCAGCCGCCGGACTCCTGGCTCGGCAAGAAGGCCGAGCGCGGGGCGGTCGAGGCGTTGGCGGTCAAGTACGCGGCGGCGTTGCAGGCGCTCCTCACGTCGAACCCGAAGGACGCGCTCAGCCCGAGCGTGCGCAGCGCCTCCCTGGCGTGGTTCTCGTTCGAGGTGGGGTGGGCCGTCGTGATCGGCGACGACTTTCTGTACATGCGCATCGGCGACGAACCCCTGCGCGAGATCGAGAAGCTGGCCCCTCCCTTCCCGCCCGGCATCGAGGTGACCGATGAGATGCGCGCGTATTGGAACCAGCACAAGGCCATGTTCGCGACTGCCATCGGCGTCGACGGCCCGCAGAGCGGCATCAAGCCCGAGGATTGCGTCCACGACCTCCGCGACGTGACCGAGCTGCTCTGCTCGACCACGCCGCTGCACGAATCTCCGGGGTGGCCGCGTATCGCCGCCACGTCCGTCTACAGCGCCGAGAGCTCCGGGTTCGTCGCGGAGGCCATGCGCGCGCACGGCCTCGAGCGCGAGAGCGATCAGCTCACCCTGCGATGGCGCCGGCCCGCGGGCGAGTGAGGCCCGCGTCCGGTTTCTCTTGACAACGAAGCTCGCCCTTCAGGGCGTGGCCGCCATTCTCCCCCGCGCCGCCGGGCTCGCCCAGAGCGGCGCCGCGAGCGTCTCGCCGGACTTGCCTTTGCCGTAGAGGAAGTCGTACGCGGCCAT
Protein-coding sequences here:
- a CDS encoding DEAD/DEAH box helicase, translating into MTLAVPTPLASRLPAPDDADPTLVFDRFLEYVAEKELELYPAQEEALLEIVGGKNVILNTPTGSGKSLVATAMHFLAMSQGKRSFYTCPIKALVSEKFFALCRDFGPDNVGMMTGDASVNRDAPIICCTAEILSNIALREGERADVDYVIMDEFHYYADRERGVAWQVPLLTLPQATYLLMSATLGGADAFAKILTKLNGKETALVRSRERPVPLDFEYRETPLHETVHDLVQKGRAPIYIVNFTQRAAAEEAQNLMSLDYASKDDKRAIAKALEGVRLDSPYGKEFSRFVRHGIGLHHAGLLPKYRLLVEKLAQKGLLKVICGTDTLGVGVNIPIRTVLFTKLCKYDGQKTAILSVRDFQQISGRAGRKGFDDRGTVVAQAPEHAIENLRLEAKAGNDPVKKKRIVRKKPPEKGYVHWDRSTFDRLIAGDPEPLVSRFSVSHGMLLNVLGREGDGCRAMKTLLSEVHETPAQRRIHKKTALSMFRSLVRGGVIELVPLAERDETNRRVRVNMDLQEDFTINHALGLWLVETVELLDRESETYALDVLTLVESILENPDLLLMKQLDKLKREKMLELKAAGMEFEDRVAELDKMEYPKPNADFIYESFNEFAKKHPWVGRENIRPKSIAREMFEGLWSFSDYVKEYELQRSEGLLLRYLSDVYKAVVQTVPDREKTDELDDVEIFLGAIVRQVDSSLLEEWERMKNPDRVMAVVEGKPEPKEEQFDITTDTRAFVALIRNELFSLVRALARKDYVEATELVEAGGEDWTPRRFDETLAPFWEEFASIRVDPKARSPENTQIRQWPFIWEFSQVLIDEEGESSGWALEGVIDLDKSRDANKPVISLRRISS
- a CDS encoding DUF6986 family protein, coding for MKTSLTPENLPHATLARLAQSNRDFSTAFPGEASRRQPVHTVYGGAHLFKARTCQRSGEVALDVMRTYAPDPVTFARALGLSFASALPDDAAAIKDAPVGSPGYLARVVHERVLEKLAREPVEDFRIDFEDGYGNRTDAEEDGHAVAAAEQVAEAVASGTAPPFLGIRIKPLNEELRARSVRTLDLFVTTLVTRMGGRLPEGFVVTLPKITVPEQVEALVALLEALEAALALPPKSLLFEVMVETTQSIFLPDGRVALPHLMALAKGRCTGAHFGTYDYTAGCSITAAHQHMAHPACDFAKHVMKVALAGTAVMLSDGATNVMPIGPHRAAEGAALGAAELAENRAVVHRAWRLAHDHIRHSLVTGFYQGWDLHPAQLPARYGAVYAFFLEGLEAAGARLKAFLDKAAQATLLGDVFDDAATGQGLLNYFLRAIACGALTEAEAEQMTGLGSADFATRSFVKILAARKG
- the uraH gene encoding hydroxyisourate hydrolase, producing the protein MSTSPITTHVLDTSRGRPAEGVPVLLERLEDGGAFVELGRGKTDADGRLRDLLPSEPRPKPGTYRITFDTSVYYAAQGTTGFYPSVSITFLLRAPEEHHHVPLLLNPYGFSTYRGS
- the uraD gene encoding 2-oxo-4-hydroxy-4-carboxy-5-ureidoimidazoline decarboxylase, translated to MDDCRPLNDLSNDEARAALTRCCGSTRWVDRMLHERPFQSRAELFETASRHWNALDVADWDEAFSHHPRIGDPSAASKSTAAWAANEQAGAARSADDVRAAIAEGNRAYEAKFGRIYLVCATGKTGEELLAILRARLNNDAAEELRVAVGEQEKITRLRLEKILSP
- the alc gene encoding allantoicase, whose protein sequence is MADFETRVDLASERLGGAAIWATDDFFAPKENLLKPGKAVFIPGKYTEQGKWMDGWESRRRRTGSEDACIVRLGLAGRIAGFDVDTSHFLGNAPAKVSIEATYVPGYKALDALLGADVAWTEILPPSAVKPGSQNLFAITDEGTWSHVKLRIYPDGGVARFRVYGEVKPDWALLLSEHRVLDLAAVEHGGVVIGASDEFFSDRRNLLLPGPSRDMGDGWESRRRRGPGHDWAIVRLGRAGTLVRTDIDTTHFKGNYPESCALEGCFLRGEDTPEALEAAAWKELLPRTKLEAHTRHVFSLQASEPVSHVRLRIFPDGGVARLRLYGAPITP
- the allB gene encoding allantoinase AllB; this encodes MTSHDPAPFDLVLKGRRIVLPDGVREAAIAIAGGRIAAVLDPSAAPRGVRTLDAGDRVIMPGLVDTHAHINEPGRTEWEGFETATRACAAGGITTVVDMPLNSIPVTTTRAALEEKRRASAGQTWVDHGFWGGVVPGNERELEPLVEAGALGFKAFLVHSGIDDFPMAEEGDLRRAMPILARLGVPLLVHAELEGDAPEAVGDPRSYATYLASRPPTWEEAAVHRMVELCRTYGGPVHVVHLSAAGALDDVSRARAEGLPFSIETCPHYLLLAAEEVPEGHTEYKCAPPIRERDNRERLWKALVSGAIDLVVSDHSPCTPQLKLPNEGDFLRAWGGIASLQLGLSLIWTEANQRGATLSDLARWMCEAPARLAGLSHKKGRIAPGLDADLVVWDPDATFVVEPSILRHRHPVTPYLGRTLRGEVKTTILRGQTVYEGGVVRDEPLGVPLLGRGA
- a CDS encoding DUF1232 domain-containing protein, with product MTTELDTRCLNTFPEWLRTLAADADDIAKLLASTSAPLSARRYVAAGLNYLFKSLDLIPDGIEDLGFLDDAFVLRVAASLALDENPSVRAEAPALHRLAADKALIVELLGKDYVRLEKYVRELTRGAARGRTVDEIIEDDGTRTAFLNEVAGWAQSYQAPSFSRDEKNIVKLQSFLSAKLPA
- a CDS encoding dipeptidase; amino-acid sequence: MAPLLLTARFAAILVGAASLVVSLASPRGAAAAGEETPRFMVVDLHADVPWQVHGKGRSPKLVEGQARIEALKKGGYGGVVLPIYISDKIKGGPKIDDAEAIYRAAASIVEASAIFLPLGSRVAEPDRISTFLAIEGAGAFADDITAIDRFIDRGVRLVSLAHARNNKLASAATGGGAKYGLTDLGKAFAARIYEKGALVDVSHLSDAGFRDLVPIAEAHGAPIVATHSNARALCDVPRNLTDEQLRTIGRTGGVAGLNFHSPFVKADGAATLADLVAQAEHMIAVAGIDHVAIGSDFDGDIKPAEGMEDASHLPALARELGKRGRKDDEILKLFSLNALRVLGWRPPRKKDEPKAP